The nucleotide sequence CTGCCGACAGACCGGTTAAACCGGCGCCAATGACGGCAACGCGTTTCCCAGATGCGTTTGTTGGTTCGGGTTGATAACCGTCACCGGTCGCCAAGTCTTTATCGGCAACCACTTGCTTCAATTGGCACACCGCGACCGGGTCATCTGCAGCGTTTCTTCGACATCCCTTTTCACACGGTTTGGTACAAATGCGTCCCAGAATGGCTGGAAACGCGATGTCGTTCTTGATCGTTTCGATCGCTGCGGACCATTCCTGATCACCGATCTGACGCAGCATCAATGGAATGTCCATGTGCGCGGGACAGGCGAAGTGGCACGGCGCCAGACAGTCCCCCACGTGCTCGCTAAGCAACAATTCCAGTGCCGTTCGGCGCGCCGCGTGGACTTCATCCGACTCACTCTCGATCTGCAGACCATCCGTCGCAGCGGTGGCACAACTGGGAACCATCCGCCCGGTCGCGACATCACGCACCAGACAGACTTGGCACGACGCCGATGGGTCATAGCCCTTCAGATAGCACAGCGTGGGGATTTCGATCCCAACCGACAGGGCAGCTTCCAGGACAGTCGTGCCGGGATCGACCACAACATCCGTCTGATCAATGCGTATCGTTGGCATCCCTAATCTCCTGCATCGCTGTTTGCACCGCGTGTTCCCAAGACCGACGTCTCGATGAAGTCACCACCGGATTGTCGATCAAACAAGTGCCAGTGTTTGTCATCGCGATTCACCTTTCGGGCCCGACACAATTCGAATGGCATCTTCGGGACAGATCGTTCGACACGCGTCACATCGTGTGCATCGACTGTCATCAATCGAGTGAATGCGATAGGGCGTCATTGGAATCGCATCCACCGGGCACTGTTGGCTGCAAAGCGTACATCCGATGCAATTGTCTTGAACTTGGTATGAGATCAAGTTTTTGCATCGCCCCGAGGGACACACGCCACGAAGGTGCGCTTCGTATTCATCTCGGAAATACTTCAGCGTCGAAAGAACGGGATTGGGGGCGGTTTTACCAAGTCCACATAAGCTGCCTTGGGAAACGCTTTCGCAAAGCGATTCCAAGGTGGCCAGATCAGCCTTCTTTCCCTTCCCCTCGCACATGCGATCCAGGATCTCCAGTAAACGCTTGGTCCCCACACGACAATACGTACATTTGCCGCATGACTGGTCCTGGGTGAACCGCAGGAAGTACCGGGCGATATCCACCATGCAGTCGGTGTCGTCCAAAACAACCAAACCACCACTTCCCATGATCGCGCCGACACCACGCAATGCCTCATAGTCCACCGGCGTGTCGGCCAATTCTGCAGGAATGCATCCACCTGATGGGCCGCCGACCTGCACCGCTTTGAACGTCCGGCCTTCGGGGACACCACCACCGATCGAGTTTACGATTTCGCGAATCGTGATTCCCATCGGGACTTCGATCAGCCCTCCGCGTTGCACCTTTCCGGTCAACGCGAACACTTTGGTTCCTTTGCTGGATGGTGTTCCCACGGACGCGTATTGTTCGCCGCCGTGACGCAGAATCCATGGCACCATTGCCAGGGTTTCAACGTTATTGATCAACGTGGGCTTTTTCCAAAGTCCCGACTGGGCAGGGTAGGGCGGACGTAAACGCGGCGTTCCACGACCGCCTTCGATCGAATGAATCAGCGCGGTTTCTTCACCACAAATGAACGCACCGGCGCCCTCTTTGATATCAAATTCCAGCGAATGATTGCTTCCCAGAATGTTCGGCCCCAAAATTTTCGCTTCCTTGCACCGCTCAATCGCTTCGCCAATACGCGTCACCGCAAGTGGGTATTCCGCGCGGATGTAGAAGTATCCTTGCCGAGCCCCGACAGCCAGCGCGGCGATCGCCAATCCTTCGATCACGCGATAGGGAAAGGATTCCAGCAGCATACGATCCATGAACGCGCCGGGATCGCCTTCATCCCCGTTGCAGATGACGTACTTCTGGTCGGATTGCGTGTCCGAAACGATTTGCCACTTCGCAGCCGATGGAAAGCCGCCGCCCCCACGCCCTCGCAATCCAGACACACGAATCTGGTCAATGATCTCTTGCGGCAAACGCTCGTGAGCACAGCGTCGCAACGATTGAAAACCGCCGAACCGTTTGTACTCCGCAAGATCCAAAGGATCGATGGCACCACTGTTTTCGGTGGCGATTCGTTTCTGCGGTCCCAGAAAATCGCAAACCGGACCACATTCGGTTTCCAGCGGTGTCGTCGCGTCGTCGGACGGCGGCTGTCCTTCGTAAACGACATCCAACAGGTGATTTGCAGCCGATGCGAATCGTGAAATCCAGCTTTTTCGCGGAAAGCTTGAACGCAAGATTCGATCGACGTCCGATTCAACGACTCGTGCGAATGTTTCGGTCGTCCCGTCGCGTTTGCAGACTTCCAGCAGCGGCGTCTGGTGACACATTCCGACGCATCCGACGCTTTTGACTTTGGCATCCACGCCCAGCTCAGACGCAGTCGCGGCGGCTTTGTCGAACACGCGTCGACTGCCCTGCGCGACACAGCATGACCCCAAGCCGACGCGAATTTCGCCGGCACCCTCGGGCATACGACGCGGCATCGCAATCGAGGTCTTTGGTCCGGACACTCTGGTGTCGACTGATCGAACCTTCTTGGCCACTTCGGCAGGTGCGAGCCGCCCGAAGACTTGGTCGTCGACTTGTACCACCGGTGCAAGGGTACAACATCCCAAGCATGCCACCGGTTCAATCGTGAACTGTTGATTTGGATCGGTATCCTGCGTCGGATCCATCCTCAAATCAGTTCGAAGCGTTTCGATCAATAGATCGGCCCCCTTCACGTGGCATGCCGTTCCACAGCAAACCTGAACGTGATGGCGTCCCATCGGCCGATGCCGAAACTGGGTATAAAACGTGGACACTCCGGCGATCGAAGCGGGGGTGATATCGGTCAATTCACAGACACGCTCAAGCGCCGACGATGGCAGATAGCGATAATGTTTTTGAATAGACTGCAGCAGCGGAACGACGGCATCCGGTGTCCGTCCGATGCGCCGCACGGCATCGTCGACGAAGGTCAAATCCACGTCCGTCGTTGGCGAATCCGCCCCAACCGTTTCCTTGACAACCGCACTCATGACTGGAGTCCCAAACAATAAAGGTGTTCACGACCTCGCAGGAAGATCTTTCCGTTGGCGACGGCGGGGCTGGTCACACAATCTTCGCCCAAATTCGATTCCGTGATTGTTTCGCACCCGTCTTCGCTGGGACGAACCGTCCAGCACAATCCTGTTTCACCGACCAGTAGGACGTCGTCACCAAAACACGTGGGTGAAGCCTGGAAATTGTCCTCGTAATCGGTCTCCCATAGGGGGTCGCCACCGCTGTCGGCATCGTATGCCGCAAGGGTTCCATAGGACGTCAGCATCAAGACAAGGTCGCCGACGATCAGCGGGCTGGTTGTATCCGGAATGCTGAATTCCGCTGTCCAATCGACATGCGTTTCCGTCACATCCCCAGTGCCTCCCCAACGAACCGCCGTCGCTCCGGGCGATTCGTTTGCCACAATCACGTGCTGGTCCGAAAAAACAGGAGACGGACCGACATCTTGACGAAGTGCTGCACAACGCCAGCGTTCGGATCCATCGCTCAGGTTGTAGGCGATGACCCAAGGATCGGCACAAGCAATCAAAACATCCTGTCCGTCTCGATTAGCGACGATCGGGGTCGACCACGACGCGGGCACCTCTCGTGCAATGGAATAAACCGCATCGCCTGTGGCAACGTCCAACACGTCGATTCGTGATGCATCGTCGGACTTGCTGCCTTGGTCCAACTGCACGATCAATCGATCACCCGACAGCACCAAGGAAGAAGCGTGCCCATAGATGTTTTCCAGTGGGCCCAAATCCCTTAACCACACTTCATTGCCATCACGATCCAGTGCCACCAACAAGCCATCCGCGAAAATGGCGAAGGCCAACTGGCCATTGGTGGTCATCGTCGACGCGGCGTACCCCGTGTCTTCACTGACTTCGACCGCGGGACGCGTGGGATCCGGATGCTCCACCTCTTTCGTCCAAAGCAGCGTCCCATCGGTGACCGAAAAGCTCTGGACGCAACGTCGCGTTTCGTCCGCCGACGCCAAAAACACACGGTCACCCCACACCACCGGGGATCCATTACCGGGACATTCGACCGGCACCTTCCACAGGATGCCTTCGCCGGTATCTGCATCCCAGCGAAAATCCAAGGACGACATTGCACTGGTTCCATCACCCCGTGGCCCACGAAATCGATACCAGTTGCTCGCAAATTCTTCAGCCGAAACCGACGCCATTACACTCTGGATCTCGGGAGGGGCGGTGGCAGCCTCCCCACCGTCGGCTTGATTGCGTTCGACAGCAGAATCCTCGATCGCACGTGACGCAGCGAGGGCCGCTGACAGGTCTTGTTGGCCATTCCTTTGCAACAACACCGCCACCATCAGACACGCCGCAACCAGAACGGTGACAGCGGACATGCCCCAGGTGGATTTGCGATGAAAGTCACTTGGTTCTGGATCACCACTCCGAATTTGCATTTGCGATGGGTCGGACATTGGTCCCAAACGCCGCGATGCCAGGAAGACGATCACCGCACCGACCAAACACAAACGCGCGCCCCACCAAGTGAACGCCTTTCGACGAAAATACTGT is from Crateriforma conspicua and encodes:
- a CDS encoding outer membrane protein assembly factor BamB family protein, giving the protein MNLFQLFYRNRNGLSVVATWFLLFVGVALFFDFGGRIIDPYSDSTLQQLKLELREQPNDDSLKQQIRQRDQQVRQQYFRRKAFTWWGARLCLVGAVIVFLASRRLGPMSDPSQMQIRSGDPEPSDFHRKSTWGMSAVTVLVAACLMVAVLLQRNGQQDLSAALAASRAIEDSAVERNQADGGEAATAPPEIQSVMASVSAEEFASNWYRFRGPRGDGTSAMSSLDFRWDADTGEGILWKVPVECPGNGSPVVWGDRVFLASADETRRCVQSFSVTDGTLLWTKEVEHPDPTRPAVEVSEDTGYAASTMTTNGQLAFAIFADGLLVALDRDGNEVWLRDLGPLENIYGHASSLVLSGDRLIVQLDQGSKSDDASRIDVLDVATGDAVYSIAREVPASWSTPIVANRDGQDVLIACADPWVIAYNLSDGSERWRCAALRQDVGPSPVFSDQHVIVANESPGATAVRWGGTGDVTETHVDWTAEFSIPDTTSPLIVGDLVLMLTSYGTLAAYDADSGGDPLWETDYEDNFQASPTCFGDDVLLVGETGLCWTVRPSEDGCETITESNLGEDCVTSPAVANGKIFLRGREHLYCLGLQS
- a CDS encoding NAD(P)H-dependent oxidoreductase subunit E — protein: MSAVVKETVGADSPTTDVDLTFVDDAVRRIGRTPDAVVPLLQSIQKHYRYLPSSALERVCELTDITPASIAGVSTFYTQFRHRPMGRHHVQVCCGTACHVKGADLLIETLRTDLRMDPTQDTDPNQQFTIEPVACLGCCTLAPVVQVDDQVFGRLAPAEVAKKVRSVDTRVSGPKTSIAMPRRMPEGAGEIRVGLGSCCVAQGSRRVFDKAAATASELGVDAKVKSVGCVGMCHQTPLLEVCKRDGTTETFARVVESDVDRILRSSFPRKSWISRFASAANHLLDVVYEGQPPSDDATTPLETECGPVCDFLGPQKRIATENSGAIDPLDLAEYKRFGGFQSLRRCAHERLPQEIIDQIRVSGLRGRGGGGFPSAAKWQIVSDTQSDQKYVICNGDEGDPGAFMDRMLLESFPYRVIEGLAIAALAVGARQGYFYIRAEYPLAVTRIGEAIERCKEAKILGPNILGSNHSLEFDIKEGAGAFICGEETALIHSIEGGRGTPRLRPPYPAQSGLWKKPTLINNVETLAMVPWILRHGGEQYASVGTPSSKGTKVFALTGKVQRGGLIEVPMGITIREIVNSIGGGVPEGRTFKAVQVGGPSGGCIPAELADTPVDYEALRGVGAIMGSGGLVVLDDTDCMVDIARYFLRFTQDQSCGKCTYCRVGTKRLLEILDRMCEGKGKKADLATLESLCESVSQGSLCGLGKTAPNPVLSTLKYFRDEYEAHLRGVCPSGRCKNLISYQVQDNCIGCTLCSQQCPVDAIPMTPYRIHSIDDSRCTRCDACRTICPEDAIRIVSGPKGESR